Part of the Ictalurus furcatus strain D&B chromosome 28, Billie_1.0, whole genome shotgun sequence genome is shown below.
AAGTTCAGAAGAAGAACATTGAGGATTTTATCCAATCAGGAGACCAGGAAGTCCAGAGGCTTGTAGAGAAATGTGGGAACAGGTTTCATTGTCTCAACATTATGGAGAGTGGAGATGGTTCTCAGGTCTCAGAGCTGCTGGAGAAGATCGAGAAGATGGTGGTGCAAAATGAAGGGAGATTCCACAGCAGTGAGGTCTACCTGGATATGGAATCTGAGATTGGAAAAATGATCATGTGGGCTAAAGAAAAGAAGAtcgcaaaagaagaaaaagagctcAGAGTCAAActagaacagcagctccagAATTCTCTGAAAAAGATAGAAGGAATGATCCAGGAGCATGAAAAAGATATCACACAGCTGGACAGTCAAATAGCTGATCTGGAAGGAAAAATTCATGAAGAAATGGATGATGTGAAAAAAGAGAAACTGGAAGGAGAACTGGAAGGAGAAAGGCATAAGAGGACAAAGATCGAGAATGTGATtatgatactgaatgaaaagaTAGAgtgggagaggagagagatggacGAGAGACTCAGACAAAAGGTGGAGGAGATCAGGAAGGCCTATGAAGGAGAGGCTGGAATGGAGGCAGAGAGAAACCTAATGAAGATCATGCTTCCTGAAATCCAGAGAAATCTTTTGACCTCTAAATCACAGATGGAGGAAGATTTCAGAGGACTGATCGAAGAGAAGGATCGAGAGCTGGAGTTCCTGAAACAGACCCTGGCACAGCTTAGAGACGCGACAAAAGAATCCATATCGGGAAGAGAGGTTCAAGAAGAGTCTGGAGAAATGGTCTCCTCAAACAAGTGTAGGAAACGTGGTGGGAGTATATGATTGTTGAGACTTTCACTTTGCTTTCACACACAGTGATGAGTTTTATGATGCAAATCTATGATTAAATCTGACATATTTACTGGAGAGAAGAAATGTCCTGGAAACCAGCCTCATATAAAACTGGTGGAAAGGATTTAGTTGTAGTTACAGCATGCTTGTCTGTAACGCTTCATGACAGTATATCAGTGAGAGTCTAATAATTGTTGTTTAGAAAAGTGATGAGGCCATTTTGTGATGCTGGAATTGTACTGTAAACTTTGCATGAGTTATCAACCTAGGACgtaaataattattatgtttagtaatgtcattttgtaccgtACACATTATGCACCAAACATATGGAACACACATATCAATAAACAATCATCAGGCtccactgaagaaaaaaaaaaaaaaagaattgctaAAAACTACcccattttaatatttaactacattttattatttgcctTAATTTTACCGGcacattacctttacattactGTTATAGTgttcttttattctgttttcattattatattttatgttttatgttgttatttccttctttctcactcactcactcactcactcacttaacCACTTTATCCCAGGGTCCAtcacagttttcttttttctctcattgATAATATTTATTGCACTATTATAATttacttaataaaataatagtaatttttGGGTtgccatttttctttgtttctccatttttatttcacattctaaagcaatttcagctttattattattattattattattattattattattattattattattattattattattaacagttcCAGATAATGGCAGAAGAATATGATTTATGAAGTTCAAAGCAAATGAAAACACCAGAGACAGTTGAAACCACATAGCTGTACGTATCTCCACACTCTTCgtggatttattttttcccagtgAGATCATGATCGCCATTTGTATCTCACTGACGTTACAATTATAACTATGCATGTAAATCCTGCTGCCACTTTGTGAACTAAAAGTCTGACaagttttaatggaaaattaaaaaaaaacaacaacacaatggCAGTAGAATAACATAATTTAAATAGCAGTAGTGATATTGTAGCCTGTGTAACTGTTACTCCTTCTGGATTGGGTAACAATAACCCAGTTTATAACGTGACCTATTTAAACTATTTGAATACATTTCAAAATCATCAAAATGttgtaaatatgaaaaacagTCATTTTATCCAGTTAAATTTCTCCCATTTCTAGTTTACACTCTCATCCGTGCACACAGGAAAACTCTGATGCAATGGGACCCGAACTGCTAAATAGAATAAATGTCCTATTTCCATTTGTAAGACTTTATCAAAACTTCAGGGTGATTTTGagctggtatttttttttttaatcacattgtTGATGTGTAGTTTAGCCTCTGTGCTGCTCTTTCACACACCCATCCCTCCACCTGCTCactgaggtcagaggtcacaccGAAGAGCTCACAGTCAGACTCATCATCCGCATCCTCACCCTGAAAAGTCatagttatatagttataaCTCACAGTCATAAAGAATCTGcatcattcatatttttatctgaaacatatatatatatatatatatatatacttgggACTGCTGGAGTGTTCCCACAATGGCTAATTAAGGAACAAAAATTCACACTGCTCATTATCACATTTTTGAATACGTCGCAATATCTGCTTGCAAGAAATATGTTTGAAAAAGAATGCCATTTGTTGCAATAGAAGACTAGCGGGGACAAGTACTAAAATGCGTGGTtggcaaaaaaattataacaaaaaaTGATAGGGTAGCCCTTTTCTTTATTCGTGTTTCTATGTTCTTACGattgttttcaataaagaaatgaagtcTCTGAAGCAAGCGTCTACTGCAATTCCTCCACTGTGCAAAGGGTCACAGCAATATCactgcaaccccccccccccccccccaactttaTCTAGGTTCGCCTCTGCAGACACAGGAAAGTCATCAGGACGGTCGGCTTTATGCTCCGAGTtgttctgtaacatgacaaactgtatTTTAATGTCTTATTAGTCATAGAAGAAAGAAACGCTgttgagggaacaactgtttatagctgctacagcACAAGTGATGACGGGAGCTAACTTGTTTAGCAGacgttccacacacacagtcatgtttCATTCTCTACGTAGATGATTTACAACACAGCAGTGTTTACTCCTACAGTATTTACTCTACAGTGTTTGTGTATACATGTTGCTGAAATGTCAGCTTGGTCTCATGTCAGAATGGGTATTCAGAATGGTGTATAGTAATAATTGCAAAGAATACCATCGACAGGAAGGATTTTAAACCGTCTCCAGAACTATGCAACTGGCTCATTCTCACCAGCATGCGCTTTCCGTTGGTCTGCGATTGCAGccagtcctacacacacacacacaaaggtaaGAGGACAAAGAAACAGAATTAGGAATTTTCCATAAACTATCTCTGTAATTTGAGAAAATACACCTGGTAGATGTTATAACTGACAGATTATATGTGCTGCTGTTTATTCCTCTCAGGGATGTATCCAAACTGGAATATActgaatgattttttattttattttttttagaaagaaagaatgcatGAACAGGAACTTTTTCTTTAACACACTAACATGGTAAAAATAGCAGAGACACCATTTGgtacaaaccaaaaaaaaaaagctgccacACCATAGATCTCACACAGACCACAGACTGTCTGTATACAGGGCAGCGTATTTTAGCTTGGGtagccccccccaaaaaagcgcaataatttaattaattaaacaaacattaacttctatgtgattttttttttttttttttgcattgaaatgttttatttttaaattaaccccccccccccacccattgttattaaatgaaaatcctATCAAAAAGTCATACAGGCATTATAATTCAAAGGAAACCGTTTACATTATCAACAGCGCCGTGCACACCGTGTCCAACAATCTTTCTGGAACATAACAAACGCAccattaaaataaatctaataataaatgattagtTAGCGATTGTTGCCAACTACAAGCTGAGTATAGAAAGCTTGCTAACAAGGTCCACAAGGTGACTGATTGAGGTCCCATCCCGCCAGTGATTATCCAGTagaacatttttgaaaaattacttcctgtttagaCCACACCAAGTTTAAATCGGGACACAGTTAGAGATCTgtactaaacagatacagataactAAAAAGGCATTTCATTATACCCCTAAGCTGAAGACTATATTGTGCTTACACTACTTCTCACCATTAGACCATATGTTTTCACACATACGCAACTTTTAGACAAGTTTTTACACAGCCACATACACACCCAAAGTGTGAGATGGAACAAAAAAAGCAGATATTGTGGTATTGTGCTAGAAACTGCACTGATCATCATACTTGCACAACTTAAACACAAACTACACttcttcattttaaacagtaatCGAAAGACATCTAAAAGATGAACGAAACCTACGTTTTGTATATAtccgtgtgtgcatgtgcatgtttgtgtgtaccGTGTTGGATTTTGTTACAGTCACGAGATTGGCCTTCCTCTCGGCACAAAACCTTTCAGCCACGTGACAGTCGCCCTGATCAGTCCAGAACAAATAGAACATTTCGGCATGGAGATACCACATCTctaggaaagaaaaacaaggcaCGTGATGTTTTCTGATATATGCAATATAGCCAAAAATATCTGGACACCTAaccaatcacacccatgtgAGGTTCTGGAATGTTCCGTTCGACATTTAATCCCCCTTTTGCTATTTTAATaccttccactcttctgggaaggcgttCCTCTAGATTTTGGCCCACATTTATATAAGTGTGTGATGGCCACGTAGGTGTTAGGAATGTTTTAAGTTTTTCATCTATCAGCCACAATactttaacattatatttaattaagatAAATGGAAATTTACCTTGGTTGGTCTTCTGGTCATTCAACACTTCTGCTGCACTTTGCCTAAAGTGGTAGTCTACAAAAGaacaatttgttgtttttttttattgcaaccTAGGGATGTAATGTAATGCCATTATCTATATGTCTATCTGTACAGTACTCCCaaaatctgtatctgtatttgcatttaAAACTAAAGTGGGTAagattttcattcattaatgacGCATAATGTCGCATGACAAAAAAACCATGAGCAATGAATGTACACGTTATCTTTTAAGACCCCCAGCATTACAGAGCTCGTGTGGGCTGTATGGAGCAGTGGCTCTTCTAGGAAGTGATAAGGAGATGTTTCTAAACTGATAACGTGTTTGCACAACCACACAGGAACTTCATGACATGGGTAGACCAGAGACTGCTCAGAACGAGGGCACTAAACAGCACAAAAACAGGGCAGAAAATGTGCGGACTTCCCTGGCATTGACAACAGCAACACACATGGGATTGCACTCAGGACTAGACGTCACATGGGCATGAATTGCGCATGGAAGATCAAGGCCAGAGATAATTCAACCAAGATTGGTGCTGGAAATACACTACAAGTGCACCTGCTATTCATATCATAAGACCACAAGTGTATTCATATCACCAGACCACAAGCGTCATAGAGAAAACTGTGTATGAATTTGTGCTGTGTATTTTATCCTCTGATAGATCTATATAGTTTTcaacaataaacacatttctcagaTAAATTGGACAAAACTCACAGTGTATCCCTGTGACCAAAAGGATGGTGGTCAGTAAGAGGATGTTTATGATGAGAAGTAGAACCATTATCTTCTTCCCTACATTTTAAAGGCAATTAATATAACATACAAATGAAAACCACAACAGTAGATGATTTCATTatagtattcattcattcattcattatactTGACAGTAATAATATCATTCTAGCTTCTGGTCTACCTCTATAAGGTCCCACTGAAGCATCAGTGTATGTAAAGCAGCATTCAACCATACCTCAGTTTTCTTCAGCTATCCATCCCTTCCTTACCTGAAACATTTCTTGCAGCTACTGTTGGCAATGTCTGCAGAGACTGATATATGTCCTCAGTTTTTAGTGGTTCCCCTGGATTATCGTACTCATTCATCTGCCTGGAAGTCCTCTGCTGCATCTCCATCATACAAAAAATACCCACTACGACAACCAAACAAAGAGACTAAGGAATTCACACACTACAAGCAAGGCTAGAGATTTTTTTACTTTGTGCTGAAGTGCAACCTTACGTACAGCTTTCAAACGTCCCACAGATACCAAACACAGCACACATACAAACCATACTTCCGTCTACTTGTAGTTTCTGTTCCAGGAAAACCACACGAACATTTTAATTCTCTATTTTcccctgtgattttttttttaacaccataCAGCTAAAATCAAAAGCATGCATTTAACGTGTAAGGATAAAATTTAAATCATGTATGTACAATTATTAATGTGAACTAATAAGTGTGATGTACCGTATGTGAAAACTGAGGAATACCATTAAGgacacacatttctttttagtaacacttatttttccagccttttgttgccccatcccatTTTTTTGGAgacatgttgtggccatcaaattaaaaatgaccttattttttccttaaaatggtacatttcctcagtttaaacatttgatatgttttctatgttctattgtgagtaacatatgggtttgtgaGATATGAAaaccattgcattctgtttttatttacattttacacagcgtcccaacttttttggaactggagtgtgtgtgtaccctgtTGTCGTTTGTTACAGTGGTGAGGTTGGCGTTCCTCTCAGCACAAAAGCTATAAGCAATTTTGCAGTCACCGTGGTTACTCCAGAACAAATAGAACGTGTCATCATGGAGATACAACATCTCTGGAAGATCATGAACTGAGGAATACCATTAAAgacacacatttctttttagtaacacttactttttcagccttttgtttcccctgtcccaactttttttttaaatgtgttgcggccatcaaattatAAATGACCTTatcttttccttaaaatggtacatttcctcagtttaaacatttgatatgttttctatgttctgttgtgagtaacatatgggtttatgagatttgcaaatcattgcattctgtttttatttacattttacacagcgtcccaaattttttggagcTGGGGTCGTACTAACACCCTGCTGGTCTTTTAGTATTATATGTACAAATTTTTGCCAAAGTGCTAAACAGCAATTATCTTGTGGGAAAATCCCCAGACTACAGAATTGGGATTTGATTACTTTTACATCAGTAAGTCTTGATTTTTGACTTCATGTGATTATTGTGTATGCAACTTTTAATGATGATAAATCTTCTAATCTGACCCTCTTCTGCTGATCTCTCTTCCCAGATAATGTGACAGGAACGAATGTTGCTCTAGTGCTGCTCCATCACACATTTAAGTTATGACTTCTGCAAATGCTGTTGTGAATATTGTCGGATGCAAGACTGTAAGGGTTTTATGAAGGCTTTTCCACTAGGTGTCAGTGTTGTTCCCTGTGCATTGTTTGAATTGTGCTTTACTCACTCTACTGAAACTGTAGATTTGTAagttaatattttcatttgtaattgTGAAATTCCTACAGTTGCTAGACCTGGCCCTTGCTGTAGCCTTAATCATTTGTAATATTTCCTGAGTTATTCTTATAAATTGTCATTCTTCTCCAGCAACATCATGTGTTTCTGCAGTGCTACATAACCGCAGATCAGTAGGAAATCAGTGCTATTAAGAAATaagatgaagaaaacaaatttgaactaaaaatctaaaaatgtttaatggaaTGTAAAGATGCAGTGATGATATTGTAGAGCTCAGTCTTATTACTTATTCTGTTCAAGGTCAAACAAATCCATtcaaaatatgattttttaaatttttttttgttaaatcaaAAGATGCTGTAAATAAGAaacaacaaacaagaaaaaatggTTTATATTTGTCATAATTGAGTTAAAGATAATATATACTGgatattaaaaaatacattttgtagaCAAGGCTCTGGGTCAATGGGACGTCCACTGCTAAGTAAAGCAAAGCTTTCTTTTCTCAAAGCTTCAGGATGTTCAGAGCTGGTATTTTAGCACCCTCTGAAGCGCGCTGGTGGTCTTTCACACACCCATCCCGCCACCTGCTCACTGATGTAAGAAGTCTCACCGAAGAACGTACAGGCAGGCTCAAGGTACTGAAAAGAGATCCACTCACAGTTAGAAAGATCTTTGAGTGAAAATTCAGTAGTTTCAAGATCAATATCAAAATAATATTCAAAtgcatatttttctgtttgattCACTTGATTGTGATGTTATCATCTATAcagttgtatacagtatatatactaAGGTTTGTTGCAAGCTAAAACTgacatgaaacatttttttttcagttgtgcagctgcaaatcagcTGCTTAttttaatgtgctcgttctgaCACGTtaacatttctatagtaacagctcattcgcaAGGGCATGAACGGCATCTCTCCACTTACACAGAATTAAACATGCATAATTGCTTATATGGTGAAATCTTATGTAAGAAGGCATTTATGCATTTAAGACTGAGAGctttatgttttgtgtttggcAAACTGCTTTTTTGTCTTATCGACTTCATGAGAGGGAAGAAAGATACActagtgagggaatgactgtttaaagctgctataatgAAAGCGATAGCAGGAACTaatgttccagaacattaaataaCAGCATTAGCAGCTGTTACATAGCTGATTTACAATGCAGCAATCTAGTCTACAATGTGTATTTATAAATGCTGCTGAAATGTCAGATTATTCTAGAATATGTATGAGCATGATGAGTATGAATAATATACAGCATATGATACTGCATAGTAATAATTGTGATGAATACCCCCATGTATTCCCGCTCAGATTTAGGATCAGGCAGATCATGGTCACCCGAGTGGAACAGTATATCAAGTAGATCATTGTCTAAGTCTTGTGAATGCGGCCAACGAAGGCCATGTGTGTGGTCCTTTTTCACCAGCAGGCGCTTTCCATTGATTTGTGATTGCAGCCAGtcctgcacatacacacacacacacacacacacacacacacacagagattgattgattcattggTGGTCTTATGGTGGTCCATATGACTAATCCAACATAAGATGAAAGTGacagtgcatgagagagagaaatctacAATGTACTTACAGTATCTTTCATCACTATGAGTCTTctcacatttttaaacacatacagGCCCAAAATAGCTGAACCAAACTGCAGATCTTGTGGCTTAATGTGCTAGAAACTGTGCCGATCATAGTGGCAACTCTGTATTAGAGTTTAGAGGAACATGAGATATCACAGGGCGTTgatgcaaaataaaacacagatttcGCTTGTTTAATCACTCAGTGAGAATTCTTAGAGCACTTTACATTGAAATACTTCATCAACCATTGCTTTGCTGTTTTGAAGGAAATTTGATATTGAAATTTTGATATCTTCAGGCCAAGTCCAGCTAATCTAGTAAGCTTTACCTGTAATGCGAATGGTATTGTGGATTCCTCCAAGAGAAAACCAGTCAATAATccatgtttaaaaacaacattgaACAAATTAAAGTGAACTTTGTTAATTCCAGTGCCTAGATTttttacatatgtgtgtgtgtgtgcatgcgtgtgcatgtgtgtgtgtgtgtgtgtatgtgtacccTGTTGTCGTTTGTTACAGTGGCAAGGTTGGCGTTCCTCTCAGCACAAAAGCTATAAGCAGTTTTGCAGACACCATGGTTACTCCAGAACAAATAGAACGTGTCATCATGGAGATACCACATCTCTGGAAGATCATGAAAAAGTGCACATCATGCTTACTGATATATTTGGAACGTCTTAGAAGAATTATGTTTTGTACAGCTGTCAGCCAGTATTTTTACTGATTTGATTGGCCGTTCACCTTGGTTAGTCTTCTGGTCTTCTTCCCCACTTTGCCTGAAGTGGTAGTCTACAAGACAAAatgctcatttattttttacttcaaCCCAGGGATGCAAAACAATGCCACTATCAATGTCTGTAAATGCTCCCAAAATCTGGATCTGTATGCATATTTGAAACTGATGCCACATAGTGGCACAGACGATCCAGCTGCCCTGAGGATGCTCAAAATGACGGcaccaaaaaaataatagcacaaacaaaacagcaaaataaaCTTTAAACTCGCCCATTTACAAA
Proteins encoded:
- the LOC128603432 gene encoding GTPase IMAP family member 7-like, with amino-acid sequence MEESSLLTEYNTDVKSIMKELLKKHSALEKTEQELKNTKLDLKRATGELEDGTDPDSSKLAPPVTSSSSDSSRLRLVLLGRTGSGKSAAGNTILGREERNQADTSTDTSTSTQQSESTQGEVAGRKVTVVDTPDWFSPGLSVEKLRQDVGHCVLLSAPGPHAFLLVIPIPVKQPTGEERGMLETMEEIFGEGCWETVLLLFTVSDEVQKKNIEDFIQSGDQEVQRLVEKCGNRFHCLNIMESGDGSQVSELLEKIEKMVVQNEGRFHSSEVYLDMESEIGKMIMWAKEKKIAKEEKELRVKLEQQLQNSLKKIEGMIQEHEKDITQLDSQIADLEGKIHEEMDDVKKEKLEGELEGERHKRTKIENVIMILNEKIEWERREMDERLRQKVEEIRKAYEGEAGMEAERNLMKIMLPEIQRNLLTSKSQMEEDFRGLIEEKDRELEFLKQTLAQLRDATKESISGREVQEESGEMVSSNKCRKRGGSI
- the LOC128603448 gene encoding uncharacterized protein LOC128603448 translates to MMEMQQRTSRQMNEYDNPGEPLKTEDIYQSLQTLPTVAARNVSGKKIMVLLLIINILLLTTILLVTGIHYYHFRQSAAEVLNDQKTNQEMWYLHAEMFYLFWTDQGDCHVAERFCAERKANLVTVTKSNTDWLQSQTNGKRMLVRMSQLHSSGDGLKSFLSMGEDADDESDCELFGVTSDLSEQVEGWVCERAAQRLNYTSTM